ACATTCATATAGGGTATGTCGACACCCTTTCCCCCCATATTTCCAGTCTCGCAGGAAGGTGCACGTTGAGAAGCGGCGAAAGTGCTTGATACAAAGCTTGTTCGGTAGCGGAACCTTTATTCATTCCCACGGCTGACTTTCAACAACGTGATCGTCATGATGTATAGATACTTGAGGCTGCCCGGACGATTCTGAATCTCCGCCTCCTCGAACGAAACGTTTATGTAGCCAACAGGGAATTAGAATTATTTAAACAATAAAGCACCATTAAGTACCACACAGTAAACTACAGTAATAATTCAAGTCGACCGCTTAAGTTAAATAAATAGGGACTCCACATCTAATATCTAATAGCTCTTTCCAGATTTAATAAGATCCGCAATCCTCTCTCCAAGAATATACGCAGCAGCCTGAGGGTGGTTCTCAGGGATAATAGGCTAGAAAATCCAAAAGTCAGAAATCTACAAAACGAAAGCTAGGAATCGAGCTTACATAGATCGAAGCATCAACAATCCGCAAGCCGTTGACTCCCTTAACCCTCAACTGCCCATCCACAACTCCATTCTCAACACCTCCCGGACCCATACGGGCTGTCCCGACGCAGTGGTTAATCGTAACAGAATTTGCCCTGATATAATCCTCCCTGTCTGCATCATCAACGAATTCCCGCAGGGGTTTGATGACGTAGTCTTTCCATGCTGGTTGAGCAACGAAGGTATCGACGTCTCTCATCACTTGAAGCATGGTTTGGACGTCGTAGTTAGTTGTAAGGAGTTGAGGATCGATGATGGGGTAGTCGAAGGGGTTGGTGGAGTTAAGGGTGAAGGTTCCACCTGAAAGTAATTTACGCAACAACATTAGCAGGGAGGTGGCTTTGTAAATGAGGAAAGATGTGACTTACGAGAGGTCGGTGACACGACGCCACCAATGACAGTCATAAAGTGTCCTTCAGTGGGTTGTGTTTGAGGTCCGAGAGCCGCAAAACCGTTCTGTGAAGGAGAGAAAAATCGGTATGTACGCCGGGAAAAAGAGTAAtaggaaagggaaaaaacATACGACGAAAATTATCTCGGTATTTCCGCTACGTGGGCCAGTGGAAGGATCAAATCCTGCAGGCGTCCCATCAACCGTGAAATTGTCAGGGTTCTTCATGAAGGCTGCAGTGTTGCCAGCTGCAGGAAGGACCATGAGACCCGTCCTGTTGTTTTTCCATTGTTCGAGGAGGACAGATGCAGCACTTGGATCGCGTATGACGTCGTCAAAGGTGTTATTGGAGTTGACGGTGTAGTAAACGGAAAGCAAAGGGTGTTCCATCAAGTTTCTACCCACATCCGGTGAGTCCAATACGACGGGTACGCCGAGTTTGTCGAGCTCTTCCTTGGGACCAATGCCGGACAACATCAAAAGCTGAGGCGATCCGAATACACCACCGCTCAAGATGACTTCCTTTGTTGCGGTAACGTTGAATCGGGGACCTGGCAACGCTGTAAATGGCTCTGAAATACAGAGAAGTAACAATGGTTTTACTTACCAGTTGCAGACTGAGCGATCTCAACGGTATCAATCGTCGTGTTCCCGCCATCGGGAGCTTTCTTGGACGCACGGATCTTGACAGCTCTGGAATTGACGACAACATCGAGGTTATCCCGACCGAGAGCTGGAACGAGGTAAGCAGTAGCAGAGCTACTTCTTTCACCGTGTCCTATGGAACTCTGAACGTAACCTGTAGTTCAGGGTAAGCTTTTATTTCCCCTACGAATGTCGCCAAACAGGCGGGGAAAAAAACATACCAATACCAATCATATCTCCAGCGTTGAAATCTTCGTTATACCTAAATCTCCCTCCAAGCTCCTTCGAAGTCTGGAGCACCTTTGGTTCAAGTTCTTGCGCGAATCCGGGCAAGCTGACTTCAACTGGACCGTTACCGTGAGCTGAAGGGATGATCTGTCCACTGGTGTTGTGACCGTCCGCTGGTGCTACGAGTCGAGAAACCTACTCAAGGGTTATGTTAACAATGCTTTGACCAGGATTTCTTGTTCAGAAATTTAACGCACCTCACTATTATATTTCTCGACGTTGTTCCAAGACCAGCCGTCATCGCCTGAGAGTTTGGCGAAGGTGTCCCATACGTCATTTGATCCTCTGTTCCATGTCATATAGTCTGGAACGTATTATGTTAGGTTAATGCCGTTCAAAACCATTGAGGTGTATACTTACTGATACTACTGCTTCCGCCCAGTACATGCCCACGAGCGAGGGGGATAGTCCTATTCTTCATTCCAACTTGAGGCGTCGAGGTGTAATTCCAGTCAACGAGGGTATTGAGAGCTTGAACTCCAAGGAATGGTACTATGATGTTTTGGATGTTCGCATTACTGTGTGTGATGCGACGTTGAGCAGTTTTCTTAACGTTGCTAGGAGAAATCTGAAAACTCACTCGACGCCGGCTTCTATGACGAGAACCTTGTTTTTCTCGTCTTCTGAAAGACGGGCAGCGACAACGCTTCCCGCCGTTCCACCTAGAGTAAGGAAGTTTTCTGTGAGAGATCTGCTTTACGGGCTGCCAGAATCACAACTCACCACCAACGATTACATAGTCGTAATGTGTCTGTTTCAAGTCGGTGATCGATTGATAGAGCTTTGACAAAGCTGGAGCACCCAGAGAGAGGGCCGTGACCGTAAATGCCAGTAAGGACCGCATGCTTGTAAAAAAAGTTCAAACCAAGTAAGGGGCTTGCGAGAAGTAGAAGAGAAACAGGGAGATATTCTGAAACCGTGAACTGAAGCGAGCTTTTAAACTCTCCCCTTCGCCTGCGCTCCCTTACACAATCGCTTTGAATCTGTGTACCCGAGTTGAATAGAATAGAAATGCAACACACATAATCCGCCAGATCAAGAATGGAGTCGGATCCCGAAGTAGAGGTTGATGCGACATATCCAGATCGTGCTAAGTGCGAAAGAGGCGATGATAATGTTTTGAAGAGGCCAACATAACAACATGGATATGAATGCACTGGCAGATATGTGTTTCTCGGCCCGCCGTACGATGAAGAGCCTCCTTCGTTCTTAGTGAAGTCATCACTAAGTTTAGTGTCGTAGAGGTGGGGTCGCAACTCGGTGATATCTACGCCAGGGCAGTGGGCGGTTGCGAGTAAATTGGTTCCTGGAGCTAAACTTGGAAGTGACGAATAAGAGTTGTATGATTGCCTCTCGATTGGCGCAGAGGGAGTTTGAAGCTTGCCGGATTATACACCGAACAGCCAATTGTAACTTGAGCGGGAACTTCTGGACTAGCGAGCCATTTCGTAAGGAGAATAAGAGATTTCGAAGCCCACGATGGGCGCAGCAATATTTTGTGTAGCGGCAATGGCAGTTCTTCGGCCAAGATCTAATCCAAGCGAAAGAGCTCCATTTTCCGCAAGAGTCGAGTCCAGTGTAAAGATAGGCGACATAGGTATCCACTTCTGGATGTACCAATTCACGGCCGACTCTATACAGACTAAGACATTTTTATCTCGTCCGGTCGCATTGGATACTGCATGCGGTATCTGGGAAAAAGGTGTTAAGTTGAAAAACTGAACAGTTTCACCTTTAACACGTACCTGAGTCCAACAACCGCAATCCATAATCCCCATCGCGAATGCTCCCGTGATCTTTactggaaaagaaaaagattgaAATGCACCAATCCGTGCCAGATATCCAAGGCAGTTGCAGTTGAGCAAGCCAACAGGGAATGAAGTTTCTGAGGAACGTCGTACGATTCCCGTCGGGCTCTGCTGAGCCACGCAGTCTCACATCATTCACCGGAGGCTGACCCGATAACTCAGTTTGGAATGGTAAAACAGTTCAGCGATCCGGAAGCTGTCTAGGTAGAAATGAGAAAGGTGGAGGTCACGGTGGTGAAGAGCAATGTGTTACGGTGACCAATCCATGGTAAGCAGTATAGATACAACAAATTTAAATCGATACGAGAAATTTCTTGAGTAGTGAGTAGTGAGTAGTGATGAATAGATATAATAGAGTCAAAGAAGGATAAAAATAGAAGATCCTCAGGTATTACGACCTTACAAAAAGTCAATCATATTGGTCGCAACTTCCCCACTCGCCACGGTTCATGAACGTAAAACCTGCCGTTGAGAGTGAGGTCAATATCGTTAGGCCCAAATTCGGTCATAGTTGATGACTCCCGACTCCAGTTGACCTGAACTTGCGAGACCCTCCAATACCTCTGACGGACAGGTATACGCCGATTCGGAGGGTGCGAAAAACATCGAGGCTTCCAAAGTTTCTGAGCCACACCCCACCGGCTGGGAATAGTCCAAAGCCAAATTGTACGGAGATGATGATAATGGTGAAGATGAGGGTGGCGTCACGGGTTGAACCAATTGGGAGATTATATCGTATACGAACGGAGGATTGCAATCAAAGGCTACGGAAGGGGTGGTGGTGAATGTGCTAGCATCGTTGACAGGCATTCCATGAATCAAAGAGTCATGTTGATACGCAAAGGATTCCCATGGTTGTTCCTTCTCCTCTCCTAGTACTCGGTCCCTCTCAACACCTTTGTCGCCCACCAACGGTTCAGTTGGTATCGGCTGTTCCATTTCACGCCCGATCCCAACCCGCGAAACGTTATATGGAGTAATCTCAAATCCCAAATAATGAACCATAGGATACTGAAATTCTTTCCCAGCTCCCGTTGCGGGAATCAAGATTTTAGGACTCGGGGTTCGGATGATGCGTTCGGCATCTTGGTAAAGCCAGAAGTAATCGGGGTTGAAGTTGAGATTCAGGTCGGCTTCGTGGATTCGGGATTTCGAAAGGAAGATAGACTCCATAGCGGTGTAATCGTATTCGGGAGGGAGGATGACTGGGAATGCGTTGGTAGTGGGGGTACTAGTGGTAGTTGTAACTTCAGTGGCAGCTGTCGTAATACTAGCGGCAGCTGTAGGTTCAGGAGAAGATGAACctgaagaagacgatgaagtgGAAGGTGAACGGGAGTACGGCTGGTGTCTTCGACTGCCACGCGTGGAGGAAGACTGTTCTGGAGCAGCGGTACTACCGCGTTGACGGGTCTTCCTGGCTTTAGGGATATAGCCATGTAGATTCTTCCGATGTCGAATCAAAGACCCAGGATCGGAGAATTTGGAATCGCAATCAGGACAAGCTTGATTTCGTTCTTTGGTGTGTGTTCTGTAATGAGTATCGACGTTGGGTCTCTGGAGACTGGAATAGCTGCAGCCTTCCCAAGAGCATCGGTGTAACATGGCATTCTTGTCTTCCACTGCTGCGTGAGTTCGTTTGTGTCTGGGCATGTCACCGCGACGAGCGATCACTACTCCACAGATGTTGCATTGTTCACCCTCTGGATGGTTTTGAGGCTTCTTTATAGAGGAATGAGTACACACTTCCGTCAATTAGACTTGGAGAGGGAGAGCATTACCTTCGACTTGGGAGGAGCCATGTCTGCTCGTGTTCGTGCTGTGAAGGTGCTGTTGGGGAAGACATCATTGCGATCTAACAGCGCTGTTTTTAAAGAGGGAGTTGTGGTGGTCGAAGGAAGGATTGGATTGGACTCGAATTTCGACGATTTCTGCCTTTCTGAGCGACGGACGAGTGGCTCACTCGCGAATTTCCTTTCATGGTGGAAGATTGGTTGCGCTCTAGTTTGATAATTACCTGAAGAGGTAAGTAAGTCGTGATCACCGTCACGCCAGATAACGGATCCGTTCCCCGAGATCCCCAGCTTGGATTGGCACTGAGCAGAGGCTCTTACCAATACCATGGCgcaatcttcttcatcttcaataCCCACGATGGAACAGCATTGCCTACCAGCACAACTTACACAGAGCAGAATTCAATCGTGTTGGAGCTGGTAGCGATTCCACACAGTGCACGTGGCTTGTCGAGGTTTTTCGTTCGTTACCACTATATATTGACATTGTTGACGTTCCTAAGTACTCCCATAGCTTTTCCATGGATCTGCTATTGAACTCGAGGAGTATGTGCTGCAggtacaaaaaaaaacacttcaagtttgcagagatacTTCTCAATTTCTTTTCAGGCTTTCAAGTTTCTTGACTGCCAAATTCAGAGAAGTAGGGCCCTCCGTCTTGGACTTCGCTATCCGCTTCGGTTTTAAGACTTTCCAATACCCCAGTATCACCTGTGTCATCCTCCCATACGTCGCCGTCAAACACTCCCCTCGCTCGTTATGTGAAGAAGAATGCCTTTAATCCCCCCCGGCATGAACTCGACCACTTACTCGTTCGATGTCGCCAATGCTAGTGGGAGATTACCTTACGGAGTCAGTCGAGAAAACGTTAGCTTTACTGGTCTCCCTGGGACTGGCACCTCTTGTCAAATCTCCTTTTGGTTCGAAAAgggcgaggaagatgagaaaCGTAAGTTTAATGTCATTACTGTCTAACGTTGAGATCGATGCTGACCCTCGGTCTCCCCTCAGTTATGTCAGGCCCAGGTGGTATTATGGTCATTCTGTCTCTTCGCCTCTCATCAACCCTCGGAAAAGACCTCGTAGCGAGCGCGAGCACCATTCTCCCGGGAGCAACAAACTCTACTATTCACACATATCGGCTCTTGTTGACATTACCTCCGGCAGGTACGAGAGTATAGAATACATAACATTACTGTATTGGAAAGTCTTGAATAGAACTTGAGCGATGGATGATAATGGTGAGACGGAACTTACCTCCCTGAACTCGGTCGACGGCTTCAAAACCTCAATCGTTGAGTCTGAAACGGGTTATAACACATCCGACTTcaggaaaagagaagacaAACCATAGAGGTAAGTGTGCCGTCTTTTCGGTACATGAAATCATGCCTCGGTAGACCAGTACGGTGACTGACCATCAAATCAACGATCGAGCTTTTGTCTGTAGCGAAAGAGTCCGCAAGCTTCTAATCCGGGATGACGCACCCGAGCTTGGTTTCCCAAGACAGCCCTCGGCGTCAAGCTCTCGTTAGAGATCAACAGCCCAGTTCCGACCACAGTGAGCTACCGGTGGAAACTTAAACTTGCTTGAGCTTGTTGATGAAGATTTACATACCTTTGAGTTGGAGCCAATGGGAAAGAGCGTATCGGCCGTGACACTGACGTTGTCGCTCAATCTTGCTATTCCATATCCTTTGGTTTCGACGTTCCAACGCCCACTGGGATCGAGTCGAACGACGGCCACACTTACACCGCCAGGTGAACCTACGGTCGATAGGATCCCCCATGATAAAAGAGTCGAACTCTGGTGCCAAGAATTTTCCCAGAATAGTTTGGCCTGAGACTAAGAGGGTGCCGACAAGAATAGAAACATAGAGGAGGTCTTTCATGGTGGAGTTTTGACTGGATGTTGAATTAAGGATCTTTAAAAATACCAAGTCTTAAGAACCGTTTTACAAACGCTTGAAGAACCCATAGCACTCGATGGCATCATCCTAGAGTACGCCGAACGGATACATATTGCCAAGGCGTAGCTGCTGTTCAATACTTGACAGATGAATCAGAAAGTTGTTTGTTGGGATCGAGAGCGCCGACTTGCATAACTCAGGTCAAAGAGAAGTCTAAATTTGACTCAGTAATCAGCGAGCCCTGAGGCCCGAGTGGGGGCTATATGAGCTGCAGCAcagcacaaaaaaaaacattgtGCAGCACATAGCACACTGGGCCTTAAATGCAGCACACTCATTTGGAATTTAGCCCGAGTGTTAGAACACTTGAAAATCAAGAGGGTAGAGAGACTGGTTCATATCCCAGACATGATAGGAATGATAATTAATCGTGGAACAGTCACTCTGGACGCCGTATCATGATCAACTCGACTGGGTTTGCGAAAGGCAATAATAGCAGGTGTCGACCTTGGCCTCATATCCGGCAATTCCATTTTGAGTGTGTGGTATGCACGCGTAGAAACCCTCTTGATTGGTTTCATGGGAAAGCATGTTGGAAGCAGGGAGCAGAGTAGTGTCACCTATGTGTCACGCATTACACTCTGTTGGATGGATGTACCTACCTCACTGTCGAATGGGTCATGGAAGTCCAAGTTAAACGTTGAACGGGCTGAAAAGTTACTTGACGAAATACCTACGTGCCCGGGTTTTGCAGCACTCTTGACGGAACCTATGCAGAGCGATACTGGGTGCCTGCGGAAagcgacgacgatgaagatcCGGAGGTTCACCAAGTTCGAAAGCATGTATATCCCACATGCAAATTGTATTGCCGGGCCTGAAGGCTACGCGCGGGCACGGAATCCACAAAAGACACCAATCTACCTCCCATAACCTCTCGATGTGATATCTTCCTCTGTGAAGTTGCCAACGATACAAGGCGAGCGTTGTCGGCTACAGAAAGGTCGGGACGTGTGCAAACGAGAGCAAACGAGAAAGGAAAAATATCTGGTTCCGGGTAACCAACAAACAGTAAACTATTGTTCGAACCTAGCTACAATGAAGGGTTTACCTATCTTAAGCTTGATATTATCAGAACAGAAGATCTAGGCTATCTTCTCCATCCATATTTCGGAACGATCTTGTGGGTTGTCACCCTGAGGATCTGGTACCCCAGAACCAGCACCCCATATCCCACCAGAGAATCCCACTCCAATCGTACCGTTCAAAGAGAAAAATTCGGCTTTAAGACCAGGAGCATTCGATACTTTCGTCCAGAATGGTTGCTTTGTGTCGTTCAAAGTCGGCTAGAAAGAATAGATAGTCAACAACACCCCCTTTTTCATGAATGATTGGGATTGTACGAACATAACTGAACAAACCCGTGATGCTGAATACATTTCTATCAACATGCTCCAATTTGAGGTAGTTGAACCAGACGGAGCTGGAGGGGCTCAAGAGGGTGGGGATGGTAGAATTGATTACTCCCGGGAGAATAGTGCTCGCGTTCGCCACAAGTTCCTTACAAGCGTCCGAAGGTTGATGGGAAGGAGTGAAGAGACAAAGCTGCCAGTTACCGTAACCTAAATTGTTGTAAGTACCCTCGAGAGCGGCAAAACCACCTGGAATGGTAGGATCTGACGCGTTCCCAGGGGTAGCCACGGGGCTGGCACCACTAGTTTGCCCAAGTTGCTCTAGTATACTACCCCATTCCAAAATTAGTCTGAGAGAATAAACCAAACCGTTCGGAAACGATACATACATGCCAGTCCAGTTGTAGGGTTCTAAGCCCAAGGCTTCATCGATGAGGCGGTACTTGATGATCTCGTTGAAAATCGGCCCTGTATCGTCGTCGTTCGTGAGGACCGCGACTCCGACATTGTCAAAAGGAAGACGGGACAGTTGGCTATATGCTCCTATACTCGGTGAGGGAAGGCATTAGTCGAGAACACTTGTCTAGCCGAGGCATGCACGTACCGTTGACGCCGCCATCATGCTTGGAACCACGTCATTCCGAGAAGTGTATAGAAATCCATGCACAAGACACACCTCTATAATGACTGGTAGCAACTGTTAGTCTAGTGATCAAAGGAACAGCCCAAGAGGCTTACCGTGACCGCGATAAGTTCCAGTCTCTTGTCCTCCTCCATACACAACAGGCGATAGAACAGATTGGGCGATTGGCAGCCTGACAACGTCAAGAACGGTTTCTAAGTGTAAGGCCAATTTCACCTCTAAGATCGTGAGGAGCATACCCTGATATCCCATCAGCCGCTACCGTTATGCCCGATGCCGCTCTTTGAAGTACTGCTGATGGAATGACTGTCTGGTTTGTCTCCGGATGTTTACCCCACAAAAGCAAAGTTTTCAGCCAAGTCGCCTAACGAACTTGAGTAAGCTGAGATTCCGATGAATGACATTCAAAGGTTCAACATACCATATCATTGGCGCTGCTTATGACACCACCTGCGCCGGACATGACTAAGGAAATCCGAAGTTCAGGCTTAATTCCTTGCGAAAACACGGAAAAGAGGCATGGGAACTCACAATTTCCATCTTCCCCTCCCTTTTCATACCAGAATGACAATTGACGAGGGATGCCAGTCCCTGGGAGACCATCAGCGAAGCTCAAGTTCTCTCGGCTGACTCCATATGATAGTTTTCCTCCAGCATTGGCGACATCGAACGAATACGTGGTAGAGTCCATGCCGAGGGGATCGAAGACATTCTTCTTCACATAACGTGCAAGGGGCGTTTTTGTTGATGCTGCTTCCGGCAGGTATGAGAGCATGGAATACATGATATTGTTGTATTGGAAGGTCTTGGAGAATGCTTAGCGATGAATAACAGCGGTCAGGGAGAACTCACTTCTCTAAACTCGGTCGACGGCTTCAAAAACCTCACCCGCCGTGCCTAAACGCATTGGAGGTTACATTACTCTTCTTCGGAGAAATAAAGACCAACCACGGAGTCAAACGTATCATCCGTTCGGTACATGAAATCATGCCTCGGTAGACCAGTACGGTGACCCATCAAATCAACGATCGAGCTTTTGTCTGTAGCGAAAGAGTCCGCAAGCTTCCAATCCGGGATGACAGACCCGAGCTTGGTTTCCCAAGATAGCCTCGGCGTCAAGCTCTCGTTAGAGATCAACAGCCCAGTTCCGACCACAG
This genomic window from Marasmius oreades isolate 03SP1 chromosome 8, whole genome shotgun sequence contains:
- a CDS encoding uncharacterized protein (MEROPS:MER0356183) — encoded protein: MRHPLYLSIILGALSVSAQTIPDRVLTPDVDAFIEGILSAVGSPGGVSVAVVRLDPSGHWNVETKGYGIARLSDNASVTADTLFPIGSNSKLFTVVGTGLLISNESLTPRLSWETKLGSVIPDWKLADSFATDKSSIVDLMGHRTGLPRHDFMYRTDDTFDSVARRVRFLKPSTEFRETFQYNNIMYSMLSYLPEAASTKTPLARYVKKNVFDPLGMDSTTYSFDVANAGGKLSYGVSRENLSFADGLPGTGIPRQLSFWYEKGGEDGNFMSGAGGVISSANDMATWLKTLLLWGKHPETNQTVIPSAVLQRAASGITVAADGISGLPIAQSVLSPVVYGGGQETGTYRGHVIIEVCLVHGFLYTSRNDVVPSMMAASTEHIANCPVFLLTMSESRSSRTTTIQGRFSTRSSSTASSMKPWA
- a CDS encoding uncharacterized protein (MEROPS:MER0356183), whose protein sequence is MRHPLYLSIILGALSVSAQTIPDRVLTPDVDAFIEGILSAVGSPGGVSVAVVRLDPSGHWNVETKGYGIARLSDNASVTADTLFPIGSNSKLFTVVGTGLLISNESLTPRLSWETKLGSVIPDWKLADSFATDKSSIVDLMGHRTGLPRHDFMYRTDDTFDSVARRVRFLKPSTEFRETFQYNNIMYSMLSYLPEAASTKTPLARYVKKNVFDPLGMDSTTYSFDVANAGGKLSYGVSRENLSFADGLPGTGIPRQLSFWYEKGGEDGNFMSGAGGVISSANDMATWLKTLLLWGKHPETNQTVIPSAVLQRAASGITVAADGISGLPIAQSVLSPVVYGGGQETGTYRGHVIIEHDGGVNGAYSQLSRLPFDNVGVAVLTNDDDTGPIFNEIIKYRLIDEALGLEPYNWTGIILEQLGQTSGASPVATPGNASDPTIPGGFAALEGTYNNLGYGNWQLCLFTPSHQPSDACKELVANASTILPGVINSTIPTLLSPSSSVWFNYLKLEHVDRNVFSITGLFSYPTLNDTKQPFWTKVSNAPGLKAEFFSLNGTIGVGFSGGIWGAGSGVPDPQGDNPQDRSEIWMEKIA
- a CDS encoding uncharacterized protein (CAZy:AA3; CAZy:AA8) — its product is MRSLLAFTVTALSLGAPALSKLYQSITDLKQTHYDYVIVGGGTAGSVVAARLSEDEKNKVLVIEAGVDNANIQNIIVPFLGVQALNTLVDWNYTSTPQVGMKNRTIPLARGHVLGGSSSINYMTWNRGSNDVWDTFAKLSGDDGWSWNNVEKYNSEVSRLVAPADGHNTSGQIIPSAHGNGPVEVSLPGFAQELEPKVLQTSKELGGRFRYNEDFNAGDMIGIGYVQSSIGHGERSSSATAYLVPALGRDNLDVVVNSRAVKIRASKKAPDGGNTTIDTVEIAQSATGPRFNVTATKEVILSGGVFGSPQLLMLSGIGPKEELDKLGVPVVLDSPDVGRNLMEHPLLSVYYTVNSNNTFDDVIRDPSAASVLLEQWKNNRTGLMVLPAAGNTAAFMKNPDNFTVDGTPAGFDPSTGPRSGNTEIIFVNGFAALGPQTQPTEGHFMTVIGGVVSPTSRGTFTLNSTNPFDYPIIDPQLLTTNYDVQTMLQVMRDVDTFVAQPAWKDYVIKPLREFVDDADREDYIRANSVTINHCVGTARMGPGGVENGVVDGQLRVKGVNGLRIVDASIYPIIPENHPQAAAYILGERIADLIKSGKSY